The nucleotide sequence GCGATAGGTGCGCAGCGCCTCCCGCCAGCGCGCGGCCAGCGCGGCGGAGAGCCGGATGCCGCCGCGCTCGAGATGGGCGCGATCCAGGTCGCGGAACCCGCGCTCGACCTCGGCCAGGTCCGTGCCGCTCATCATGGCCAGGAAGTCGTCCCCGGAGATCATCGCCTCGAGCGCGGACTGCCACCACGCCAGCTCGAGCTCGGCGGTCAGGGCCTCGGTGGGCACCTCGCGGTCGCGCAGGTCCTCGAGCAGCTCCGCCAGGCCGTGGTCGCGCAGGCTGTCCAGCACGAGGGTGCGCTCGGGCAGCGTGGCCAGGGTGTCGCGGTCCGCCACCAGCCCGTCGACGGCGGCCACGAGGTCGTCCACGTCGCGCTCGTCCAGCGGCCCCTCGGCCACGGCCTCCGGGGCGAGGACGCCCTCGAGCCGGCGCAGGTGCTCGCGCACCTGGCCGACGTGGCCCATCACGTGCTCGCCCTGGTCCGGCACCTGCGGGGGCGTGCCCGGCTCGGCGGCGTGGCGGTTCCAGTCCTCCAGGACGGCGGCGGCGTCCACGAGGGCGCCGTGCAGGTCCGTGGGCTGCACGCCCGGGCGGACCGCGTCCTTCGCCGCGCGGCGCAGGCGGGACCGGGCCACCGAGGACATCTCGACCAGGTGGAGGCGCCGCCACGCGCTGGTGGCGGTCGCCGCGACCAGCTGCGGCACGTCGAGGGAGAACACCTCGGGGGTGAACTCGGTGAGGGTGCGGGCCACACGGCGGTAGAGGTCCGCCTGCTCCGCCCAGCCGGCCACCGTGCGCTCGGGGCGCAGGCCGGCCTGGGCGGCGGCGGTGTCCACGGCGCGCCGGGTGGTGTGCAGGGCCGCCGCCAGCTCGTCGGCCAGCTCCGAGGCGGCCTCGGTCTCCTGCACGTTGCGCACGCGGGCGCCGAACCAGCGGCTCTCGGTGGCGGCGGCGGAGAACGCGCCGAGCTCCCCGGCGCGCACGAGCTGCTCGCCCACGGCCTGCCGGTTCACGGTGGAGTCCAGCACGGAGCGCTTGAGGCGCACGGTGGTGGCCGGCGGCGTCTCGAGCCCGGTCAGGGCGGCCAGGGCCTGCATCGCCTGGAACGGCGAGCAGCCCCAGCGGGGGCGGACGTGGTGCAGCGAGCCGACGTGCTCCTGCAGCCGGCGCCGCCGTTCGGTCAGTGCGGCCTCGTCCCGGGCGGTGTCGGGGTCCACGGCCCGCTCGGAGCGCAGGACGGCCTGCACGAGCTGGCGGCGGAGCAGCTCGGGGTCCGCGTTGGCGGGCACATGGAGCGCGATCGAGCGCAGGTCCGCCTCCTCGAGGCGGTCGAGCACGTCGGCCAGGGCGGCGGAACGCTCGGCCACGACCAGCACGCGCCGGCCCTCCCAGGCCAGGCGTGCGGCCAGGGCGGCGGCGGTCTGGGTCTGCCCGGTGCCGGGGGCGGCCGCCACCACGAGGGACTCCCCCGCCGCGGCGTGCTCGAGCACGCGCGCCTGGGCGGCGTCGACGTCCAGGACGAGACGCTCGTCCGCCGGGGCGACGTCGTCCTCCGCGAGCGCGCCCGTGGGCTGCAGCGCCGCCGGGCGCGGCACCATGCCGGTGCCGGCGTCGTACAGGGCCTGCACGACGGGCAGATCCTCGAGGGAGGCGGGCAGCGAGGCGGTCTCCCCCAGGTCCGCGAACGTGGAGACGAGCAGGCAGTCCTCGACGTGCAGGTCCGCGATCGCGGCGGCCTCCTCGCGCAGGCGGGCGAACGCGGGGGCGGGCTCGAGGCGCGCCGTGGCGTAGGCGGCCTGCTGGTACGCCTCGGGGTCCAGGGCGATGCCGTGGTGCCGGCGCAGGTTCCGCACGAGCGCCGGGTTCAGGCGGGCCGGCTCGGTGATCTGGACCTCCAGCTCGTCCCGGCCCCGGGCGCCGCGGCGCACCGTCAGGGCCACGCGGGCCAGCAGCACGGGGGCGGAGCGGCGCTCCCGCCGACCGTCCTCCTCAGCCGTCCACGTGGCCACGCCCACGGCGAGCGCGCCGACGTCGATGCCGCGTTCCTCCGCCAGCTCGCGGACCTTGGCGCGCAGGCCGAGGGAGACCTCGTGCGCCGCGTCCAGCTCCGGGCCGGCCGGCAGCAGGGTGGACAGGCGGGTGCGCCGCCCCAGCAGCAGCTGCGAGACGCCGGAGGAGTTCGCCTCCGTGAGGTCGATGCTGTTGGCCGCCGAGGGCGCGAACCGCAGCATCGTGTCGTTCTCGGCGCCCGAGCCCAGGGAGGACACCCAGGCGGCCGGGTCGGGGCGGGTCTGCCCCTCGTCGGGGCGTGCGGTGGCGCGGGCGCGGGCCAGGCGCGGGAACTCCTGCTCGGTCACGTGCGTGCGGTCCTTCCTCCGTCGCCTGGGTCCAGGCGGTCTTCGTGCGGACGGCCGCCCCGGTCAGGGGCGGCCGGATGCGGCGCCGGACGCGCCGCTCACTCCCACTCGATGGTGCCCGGCGGCTTGCTGGTCACGTCGAGTACGACGCGGTTGACGCCGTCGACCTCGTTGGTGATGCGGTTCGAGATGCGGGACAGGACGTCGTCCGGGATCCGCGCCCAGTCCGCCGTCATGGCGTCCTCGCTGGTGACGGGGCGCAGGACGACCGGGTGGCCGTAGGTGCGGCCGTCACCCTGCACGCCCACGGAGCGCACGTCCGCGAGCAGCACCACCGGGCACTGCCAGATCTGGCGGTCCAGCCCGGCCGCGGTGAGCTCGGCGCGCACGATCGCGTCCGCGCGGCGCAGCAGGTCCAGGCGCTCCTGGGTGACCTCGCCGATGATGCGGATGCCCAGACCCGGGCCCGGGAACGGCTGGCGGTGCACGATGCCCTCGGGCAGGCCGAGCTCGGCGCCCACGGCGCGGACCTCGTCCTTGAACAGCTCGCGCAGCGGCTCGCACAGCTCGAACTCGATGTCGTCCGGCAGGCCGCCCACGTTGTGGTGGGACTTGATGTTGGCCGCCCCGTCCCCGCCGCCGGACTCGACGACGTCCGGGTAGAGCGTGCCCTGCACGAGGAAGCGGACCTCGGTGGCGTCCGGGTCGTGCTCGGACTCGAGGACGATGTCCGCCTGCGCCTTCTCGAAGGTGCGGATGAACCGCTCGCCGATGATCTTGCGCTTGGCCTCGGGGTCGGTGACGCCGGCCAGCGCGGACAGGAAGTCCTCGCGCGCGTCCACCATCACGAGGCGGGCGCCGCCGTGGGCCTCGCCGAAGGCCTGCTCGATCTCGGCGGACTCGCCCTCGCGCATGAGGCCGTGGTCCACGTAGACGCAGGTGAGGCGGTCGCCGATGGCGCGCTGCACGAGGGCCGCGGCCACGGCGGAGTCCACGCCGCCGGACAGGCCGCAGATGGCCCGCTTGTCCCCGATCTGCTCGCGGATGCGCTCGACCTGCTCCTCGATCACGCCGCTGGCCGTCCAGTCCGCGCCCAGGCCCGCACCCTCGTGCAGGAACTGCTCGAGCACCCGCTGGCCGCGGGAGGAGTGGCCCACCTCGGGATGCCACTGCACGCCGTAGATGCGGCGCTCGCGGTCCTCGAACGCGGCGACGGGGGCGCCCGCGGTGGAGGCCGTCACGGCGAAGCCCTCGGGCGCCTGCGTCACGGCGTCCCCGTGGGACATCCACACGACCTGCTCGAGGTCCTGGTCCGCGAACAGCACGGAGTCGGCGTCCACCGAGTCCAGGCGGGTGGAGCCGTACTCCCGGGTGCCGGTCTGGGCCACGGTGCCGCCGAGGGCGTGCGCGATCGACTGGAAGCCGTAGCACAGGCCCAGCACGGGCACCCCGGCCTCGAGCAGCGCCGGGTCCAGCTGCGGGGCGCCGGGCTCGTACACCGACGACGGCCCGCCCGAGAGGATCAGCGCCGCGGGCTCGCGCTCCAGGATCTGCGCCGCCGGGGTGGAGGCGGGCACCACCTCGGAGTAGACGTTGGCCTCGCGCACACGACGCGCGATGAGCTGCGCGTACTGGGCGCCGAAGTCCAGCACCAGCACCGTGGGCATCACGTCGCTGAGCGGGGCGGGGGTGTCAGGGTGGGGGGCATTCTGCGTCACCCGTCCAGGATAGTCGAGGCGCTCAGTAGCGCCGCGCGGCGTCCGGGAAGCGGTGCAGCTCGTCCCGGACCACGCGGGTCATGCGCTTCTCCACCACGAAGGACAGGAACGGCACGACGCCGCCGCCGGCCATCGCCAGCAGGCGCAGCGGCTCCCAGCGCATCAGGGACCACAGGCGGAACGAGGCGAGCAGGTACACCACGTACATCCAGCCGTGGGCGATGAGGATGAACAGGGACAGGTTCACTCCCCCGGTCACGCTGTCCGTGGGGTGCAGCCCCAGGCCGTTGGCGTCTCCGTCCAGGGTGGTGCCGCCCGCGTAGAGCTCCACGTGCATGCCGTACTTCAGCACCATCTCCGCCACGAGCAGCAGGAGCATGATGCCGGTGATCCACGCGCACACCACGTAGAGGCGGGTGGCGGAGCGGATCTGCTGCTGGGTGCCGGCGAAACGGCGCTGCTCCCGGCCCGGCCGCGGGGGCGGCTCGGGCAGGTCGGCCTCCGTGATGTCCTCGGGATCCGGCAGGCTCGCCGGGTCCACCGGCTGGGGGCCGGGGTGCTGGGTGCTCATCGGCTCTGCTCCTCTCGGGGCCCACGGGGGCCCGGGTCGCGGGGGTCGGGGCGCACGGCCCCGTCGTCGTGGTCCTGGCGTGGGTACGCCGCGGACTGTGCCGCGACGGCCCGCTCCTTGGCCTCGCGCGCGGCCGCCCGGCGCCGCTCGAGCTCCTCGGCGCGCCACTGCGCGGCCCACTCCTCGTCGAGCCGGCGCTCGTGCTCGTCCCGGACGTGGTCGTCGCGGACGAACCGCCACCACAGGAACAGGGCGAAGCCGGCGAAGAGCACCCACTCCACGGCGTAGAAGACGTTGAGCCAGATGATCTGGGTCTCCTCCGGCTGCGGGGCCACCCACACCGGCTCGAGCCCGCCGGGGCCGGCCGCGCCCGTCTCGGCGCCCGCGGCGTCGACCATCTCGAATGCCGCGACGTACGCCGCGTAGGACGGCTCGTCCCACACGTTCACCAGCTGGGCCGGGGCCAGGCTGCGGTACAGGAGCCGGTCGGCGGTGTCCTCGGCCGTGGCCTCGCGCGGCAGGGGCCCGTCCGGGGGCAGCAGGCGTCCGGTGACGGTGACCTGCCCGGCGGGCGCGGGGTCCACGACGTCGGCGTCGGCCGACCAGCCGCGGACCACCGGGACGACCTCGCCGTCCGGGGCGCCGGCCACCCGCAGGGCCGTGACCGTCCAGTAGCCGTCGCGGCCGTTCAGCAGGCGCGGTCCGACCAGGACGTCCGTGCCGGGGACGAACTCCCCCTCGACCGTGACCACCTGGTCGGCCTGCGAGCCCAGCAGGGCCTCGTAGGGACGCACGTGCTCCAGGAACGGCACGGCGTTCTCGGTCTGGGTGCGCGGCGGCGGCGCGTTCGTCTCCGCGGACTCGAACTGCCACTTGGACAGCGCCACGAAGACCGCGGCCGCCACGAGGGCCAGCACCAGGGTGGCCAGCCAGACGGGCTTGAGGGCGGTGCGCAGCACGCCGTATCAACTCTTCCGGTCGGGGTGCCGCCTCGGGGCGGCGGGGATCAGACGGTCTGGGTGGGGGTCACGAGGACCTCCACCTTCTGGAAGTCCTTGAGCTCGGTGTAGCCGCAGGTGGCCATGGCGCGCTTCAGGCCGCCCATCAGGTTGGACGTGCCGTCCGCGTGGCGGCCGGGCCCCCACAGGACCTCCTCGAGCGGAGCCACCTGGCCCACGTGGGTGCGGTGCCCGCGCGGCAGCTCCGGGTGGGCGGCCTCGAGGCCCCAGTGCCAGCCGCCGCCGGGGGCGTCGGTGGCGCGGGCCAGGGCGGCGCCCAGGACGACCGCGTCCGCACCCATGGCGATCGCCTTGACGATCTCCCCCGAGGTGGAGACGCCGCCGTCGGCGATCACGTGCACGTAGCGGCCGCCGGACTCGTCCATGTAGTCGCGGCGCGCCTCGGCGATGTCCGAGATGGCCGTGGCCATCGGCACACGGATGCCCATGGCGCGGCGCGTGGTGGTGGACGCGCCGCCGCCGAAACCGACGAGCACACCGGCCGCGCCGGTGCGCATCAGGTGCAGGGCCGGCGTGTAGCCGGCCGCCCCGCCCACGATCACGGGCACGTCCAGCTCGTAGATGAACTGCTTGAGGTCCAGCGGCTCCTGGGTGGAGGAGACGTGCTCGGCCGAGACGGTGGTGCCGCGGATGACGAACAGGTCCACGCCCGCCGCCACGACGGTGCGGTAGAACTCCTGCGTGTTCTGCGGGGTCAGCGAGCCCGCGACGACGACGCCGGCCTCGCGGATCTGCGCGAGGCGCTCGGTGATCAGATCGGGGCGGATGGGGGCCGCGTAGGCCTCCTGCAGCTTGCGGGTGGCCTCGGTCCCGGCGGGGCCGGCCTCGAGGGCGGCGATCTCCTCGAGCAGCGGGCGCGGGTCCTCATGGCGGGTCCACAGGCCCTCGAGGTTGAGGACGCCGAGACCGCCCAGCCGCCCCATCGCGATGGCGGTCTCCGGGCTCATCACGGAGTCCATGGGCGCACCGATCACGGGCATGTCGAACGTGTAGGCGTCGATGCGCCACGTGAGGCTGACGTCCTGGGGATCCCGGGTGCGCCGCGCGGGCACCACGGACACGTCGTTGAGGGAGAAGGCCCGGCGGCCGCGCTTGCCGCGGCCGATCTCAATCTGGTTCGTCACCGGGCCAGCCTAGCCCAGGCGCCACGGGGGCGTCGCCGATCGTGTCGTCGGCGCCGCCCCCGGACGGGGGCTCCCCCGGACCCGACGTGCGGGTCAGCGCGAACGGTAGTTCGGGGCCTCGACAGTCATCATGATGTCGTGCGGATGGGACTCCTTCAGGCCCGCCGCGGTGATGCGGACGAAGCGGCCGTTCTCCTTGAGATCGGTCACCGTGGACGCGCCTGTGTAGAACATCGTCTGGCGCAGGCCGCCCACGAGCTGGTGGAC is from Micrococcus luteus NCTC 2665 and encodes:
- a CDS encoding DUF4011 domain-containing protein; translated protein: MTEQEFPRLARARATARPDEGQTRPDPAAWVSSLGSGAENDTMLRFAPSAANSIDLTEANSSGVSQLLLGRRTRLSTLLPAGPELDAAHEVSLGLRAKVRELAEERGIDVGALAVGVATWTAEEDGRRERRSAPVLLARVALTVRRGARGRDELEVQITEPARLNPALVRNLRRHHGIALDPEAYQQAAYATARLEPAPAFARLREEAAAIADLHVEDCLLVSTFADLGETASLPASLEDLPVVQALYDAGTGMVPRPAALQPTGALAEDDVAPADERLVLDVDAAQARVLEHAAAGESLVVAAAPGTGQTQTAAALAARLAWEGRRVLVVAERSAALADVLDRLEEADLRSIALHVPANADPELLRRQLVQAVLRSERAVDPDTARDEAALTERRRRLQEHVGSLHHVRPRWGCSPFQAMQALAALTGLETPPATTVRLKRSVLDSTVNRQAVGEQLVRAGELGAFSAAATESRWFGARVRNVQETEAASELADELAAALHTTRRAVDTAAAQAGLRPERTVAGWAEQADLYRRVARTLTEFTPEVFSLDVPQLVAATATSAWRRLHLVEMSSVARSRLRRAAKDAVRPGVQPTDLHGALVDAAAVLEDWNRHAAEPGTPPQVPDQGEHVMGHVGQVREHLRRLEGVLAPEAVAEGPLDERDVDDLVAAVDGLVADRDTLATLPERTLVLDSLRDHGLAELLEDLRDREVPTEALTAELELAWWQSALEAMISGDDFLAMMSGTDLAEVERGFRDLDRAHLERGGIRLSAALAARWREALRTYRADAAVLRTLLKQGSPTVESLATITPELLQALVPVLTTSPMALSEFPPEWRADVVVLLEADATALATAMGALTRAPQVVALGDPVIGRPQSFQVSVDPTATAGPLRPLRSAYDALDEVLPTLPLRTVHRPLERRLVRLLSALAYDGALDALPTAGEATGRDRAVTAEYLPEGTGIPMTGGDVVESTNAEVARTVERVFEHIRDRPEQSLAVVTVSEQHARRVAAAVQATAAQAPWAHEFLARGRGEDAAEAEPFVIVPVVRAASVVRDAVILTPGYGRTPHGRVVHHFGAFSDPDGERMVTVALTRARRRLHLVSALRAADLDEDRLDGGALWFLRLLEAYLGDDAADPVGMVGDPLLADLRDRLEEHGARVLPRYAGVMDLAVLDPRADQDEVPRPLALAGDGGEVYRALTVRQRSRTLPEGLEARGWEPRTLWSIDVFADPESVARELADRLGVEPADETDETDDDAR
- a CDS encoding SURF1 family protein, with the protein product MLRTALKPVWLATLVLALVAAAVFVALSKWQFESAETNAPPPRTQTENAVPFLEHVRPYEALLGSQADQVVTVEGEFVPGTDVLVGPRLLNGRDGYWTVTALRVAGAPDGEVVPVVRGWSADADVVDPAPAGQVTVTGRLLPPDGPLPREATAEDTADRLLYRSLAPAQLVNVWDEPSYAAYVAAFEMVDAAGAETGAAGPGGLEPVWVAPQPEETQIIWLNVFYAVEWVLFAGFALFLWWRFVRDDHVRDEHERRLDEEWAAQWRAEELERRRAAAREAKERAVAAQSAAYPRQDHDDGAVRPDPRDPGPRGPREEQSR
- a CDS encoding GuaB3 family IMP dehydrogenase-related protein; translated protein: MTNQIEIGRGKRGRRAFSLNDVSVVPARRTRDPQDVSLTWRIDAYTFDMPVIGAPMDSVMSPETAIAMGRLGGLGVLNLEGLWTRHEDPRPLLEEIAALEAGPAGTEATRKLQEAYAAPIRPDLITERLAQIREAGVVVAGSLTPQNTQEFYRTVVAAGVDLFVIRGTTVSAEHVSSTQEPLDLKQFIYELDVPVIVGGAAGYTPALHLMRTGAAGVLVGFGGGASTTTRRAMGIRVPMATAISDIAEARRDYMDESGGRYVHVIADGGVSTSGEIVKAIAMGADAVVLGAALARATDAPGGGWHWGLEAAHPELPRGHRTHVGQVAPLEEVLWGPGRHADGTSNLMGGLKRAMATCGYTELKDFQKVEVLVTPTQTV
- a CDS encoding DUF3817 domain-containing protein — its product is MSTQHPGPQPVDPASLPDPEDITEADLPEPPPRPGREQRRFAGTQQQIRSATRLYVVCAWITGIMLLLLVAEMVLKYGMHVELYAGGTTLDGDANGLGLHPTDSVTGGVNLSLFILIAHGWMYVVYLLASFRLWSLMRWEPLRLLAMAGGGVVPFLSFVVEKRMTRVVRDELHRFPDAARRY
- the guaA gene encoding glutamine-hydrolyzing GMP synthase, whose product is MTQNAPHPDTPAPLSDVMPTVLVLDFGAQYAQLIARRVREANVYSEVVPASTPAAQILEREPAALILSGGPSSVYEPGAPQLDPALLEAGVPVLGLCYGFQSIAHALGGTVAQTGTREYGSTRLDSVDADSVLFADQDLEQVVWMSHGDAVTQAPEGFAVTASTAGAPVAAFEDRERRIYGVQWHPEVGHSSRGQRVLEQFLHEGAGLGADWTASGVIEEQVERIREQIGDKRAICGLSGGVDSAVAAALVQRAIGDRLTCVYVDHGLMREGESAEIEQAFGEAHGGARLVMVDAREDFLSALAGVTDPEAKRKIIGERFIRTFEKAQADIVLESEHDPDATEVRFLVQGTLYPDVVESGGGDGAANIKSHHNVGGLPDDIEFELCEPLRELFKDEVRAVGAELGLPEGIVHRQPFPGPGLGIRIIGEVTQERLDLLRRADAIVRAELTAAGLDRQIWQCPVVLLADVRSVGVQGDGRTYGHPVVLRPVTSEDAMTADWARIPDDVLSRISNRITNEVDGVNRVVLDVTSKPPGTIEWE